A stretch of Bacillota bacterium DNA encodes these proteins:
- a CDS encoding flagellar protein FliS translates to MSIANQSMAQAHGANNPIAIYRTQQVMSSSPSKLVTMVFDHAIASCKSGDGKRASACVAALIDALDFDAGEIATGFFRLYRYCMDCIKKQEFAEALKVLEPLRETWAQATQGQGVE, encoded by the coding sequence ATGAGCATCGCAAATCAATCTATGGCTCAGGCTCATGGGGCGAATAACCCGATCGCCATCTATCGAACTCAGCAAGTTATGTCATCTTCTCCATCAAAACTCGTGACTATGGTTTTCGATCATGCAATCGCGAGCTGCAAGTCTGGAGATGGCAAGAGAGCCTCTGCCTGTGTCGCCGCCCTGATCGACGCCCTTGATTTTGACGCAGGCGAGATTGCCACAGGATTTTTCCGTTTGTATCGATATTGCATGGATTGCATAAAGAAACAAGAATTTGCTGAAGCCCTCAAAGTCCTTGAACCTCTTCGCGAGACATGGGCTCAGGCTACGCAGGGGCAAGGGGTGGAGTGA
- a CDS encoding flagellar protein FlaG — MDDFRVHGTKPIGALTDNTPNILKRDGALQPGGGAEQIQGSQGHRRGDDEGGKSIRVSEVNEKMNAVMQMLNTRVTFEVDRKTGEVIIRLIDSSTGTIVREIPPHELRAIAMTLAELAEMAGMVVDKKG; from the coding sequence ATGGACGACTTCCGGGTTCACGGGACGAAACCGATAGGCGCGCTGACCGACAATACTCCGAATATCCTCAAAAGAGATGGTGCCCTGCAACCCGGAGGTGGAGCCGAACAGATACAAGGGTCACAGGGACACAGGCGCGGCGATGATGAAGGCGGAAAGTCTATAAGAGTCAGCGAAGTAAATGAGAAAATGAACGCTGTAATGCAGATGCTCAATACTCGGGTGACTTTTGAAGTAGATCGAAAAACCGGAGAAGTCATTATCCGCCTAATTGATTCATCTACCGGGACTATTGTGCGGGAAATACCTCCCCATGAATTGCGTGCAATAGCCATGACCCTGGCTGAATTGGCCGAGATGGCTGGCATGGTGGTTGATAAAAAGGGTTGA
- the fliD gene encoding flagellar filament capping protein FliD encodes MDFPTIPSLMPTNQLDELVKKYIELESRPIKDLENARQDIEVRQGMMRDLNAMILSLKDKCATLTGDDVVRLLNTRQVTSSRPEIITGSADGTALNAVYSIFVERLAKSDTVLSNQLSASGTTVQTSPGDKTFTITINGVSKDITVSVLTGETDEAVLSKMAQAINNAAAEDPKLGVSAAVVRETPDTVRLVLTSQKTGSQQAIRLSETGEANNLLALTGTNSEIQSSGTTGGFLIARDQLDSKFNINGLTFIRQSNTVSDAITGVTLNLAAAQAATDAPVQVEVKRDVSTIVSTIQKWLDSYNKTLKYIQDKTLIDADLGIRGPLAGDYLYVGLKANMRTILQAQVTGLDPTTGPVSLAQIGITADNSGALSISDRSRLESIISQDPNRVSEILGGANGSITKLQALISPFVDNLTGIIPRQQQALDDRMERIKDRIRSLQERMDQRELVLRREFSSILQAMVMLNAQRSTLNSIWGIS; translated from the coding sequence GTGGATTTTCCAACTATTCCATCTCTGATGCCAACCAACCAACTAGACGAATTGGTAAAAAAGTATATAGAGCTGGAGAGCAGGCCCATCAAGGACCTTGAGAATGCCAGACAGGACATCGAGGTCAGGCAGGGAATGATGAGGGATCTGAACGCTATGATACTGTCCCTCAAGGACAAGTGCGCCACCCTCACCGGCGATGACGTGGTTCGTCTCTTAAATACACGGCAGGTGACCTCATCGAGGCCCGAGATCATTACTGGGAGCGCTGATGGGACTGCACTGAACGCGGTTTACAGTATCTTCGTCGAGCGCCTTGCCAAATCGGATACAGTCCTTTCCAATCAGCTGTCTGCCTCGGGTACCACGGTTCAGACTTCACCGGGAGATAAGACATTCACCATTACCATAAATGGGGTGAGTAAGGACATCACGGTATCAGTCTTGACTGGCGAGACTGATGAGGCAGTATTATCCAAGATGGCCCAGGCGATAAATAATGCAGCGGCGGAGGATCCAAAGCTTGGGGTTTCCGCCGCGGTGGTAAGAGAAACGCCTGATACGGTGCGCTTGGTCCTTACAAGCCAGAAGACCGGGAGCCAGCAGGCCATTCGTCTTTCAGAAACGGGAGAAGCGAACAATCTCCTGGCGCTCACAGGGACGAATTCGGAAATCCAATCTTCGGGTACAACCGGAGGCTTTCTCATTGCCCGTGACCAGCTCGATTCCAAATTTAATATAAATGGGCTCACATTCATCCGCCAATCTAATACTGTTTCCGATGCAATCACGGGAGTCACGCTAAACCTGGCGGCGGCTCAAGCGGCGACAGACGCGCCTGTCCAGGTGGAAGTGAAGCGGGATGTGTCGACCATAGTATCGACCATACAGAAGTGGCTGGATAGCTACAACAAGACGCTGAAATATATTCAGGACAAGACGTTGATAGACGCAGATCTCGGCATCAGGGGGCCACTCGCGGGCGATTATCTCTATGTCGGTCTCAAGGCCAACATGCGAACCATCTTACAGGCGCAAGTCACTGGACTTGATCCGACTACCGGACCCGTGAGCCTGGCGCAGATCGGGATAACCGCTGATAATTCGGGGGCTCTCTCAATCTCAGACCGGTCCAGGCTGGAAAGCATAATCTCGCAAGATCCAAACCGGGTGTCAGAGATACTGGGGGGCGCCAATGGCTCTATCACCAAGCTTCAGGCGCTGATAAGTCCTTTTGTAGACAACCTCACCGGGATAATCCCGCGCCAGCAGCAGGCATTGGACGATCGTATGGAAAGGATAAAGGACAGGATTCGATCGCTTCAAGAGCGAATGGACCAGCGTGAGCTGGTGCTGCGGCGTGAATTTTCAAGTATACTCCAGGCAATGGTAATGCTAAATGCCCAGAGGTCCACGCTAAACAGCATATGGGGGATATCATGA
- a CDS encoding sigma-54-dependent Fis family transcriptional regulator, which yields MRSILAELLSEQGYEIATAKDGDEAIRRAQSSRFDLILLDLKLPVKDGLQVLRELRTKGINTAVVVLTAFSSIETAIEAMKLGAYDYVSKPFKVDKLKSVIKNAISSSAGLDRSLFFVRQPIDSGSTGIIGNTPEMRRVLDLVDQVAATNATVLIFGESGTGKELIARAIHYRSPRASRPLIKVSCAALPESLLESELFGHEKGAFTNAVYKRPGRFELADTGTLFLDEVGEMSPAMQSKLLRVLQEREFERVGGTKSIKVDVRIIAATNKDLRKEVADGRFREDLYYRLSVVPIYLPPLRERKDDIIPLAEEFIKRFSQELGKAIQGLTDDAKKALRNYDWPGNVRELENCMERAVIFTKSDRIDKDMLFLNSSAVNAADSANIESIPATAESSAEDKLLMSLEELEKRHIMAVLEKTNRNRTEAAKILKITRRTLLNKIKAYSIKD from the coding sequence ATGAGGAGCATCCTTGCCGAATTGTTGAGCGAGCAAGGGTATGAGATCGCTACTGCCAAGGATGGGGACGAGGCTATCAGGCGCGCCCAGTCCTCCAGGTTTGATTTGATATTGCTTGACCTCAAACTGCCTGTCAAGGATGGATTGCAGGTTTTGAGGGAGCTCAGGACCAAGGGTATAAATACCGCTGTGGTTGTCCTCACTGCCTTTTCCTCCATTGAGACAGCAATAGAGGCTATGAAGCTTGGGGCTTATGATTATGTCTCCAAGCCTTTTAAGGTGGACAAGCTCAAATCGGTAATCAAAAATGCCATATCCTCTAGTGCAGGACTTGACCGGAGCCTCTTTTTCGTCCGTCAGCCGATTGATTCAGGCAGTACAGGGATTATCGGAAATACTCCCGAGATGCGCCGGGTCTTGGACCTGGTGGATCAGGTGGCGGCCACGAATGCTACAGTGCTCATCTTCGGTGAGAGCGGCACCGGGAAGGAGCTCATAGCGAGGGCAATCCATTACCGGAGTCCGCGGGCATCGAGGCCGCTTATCAAGGTGAGTTGCGCTGCCCTTCCAGAATCTCTCCTCGAAAGTGAGCTTTTCGGCCATGAAAAGGGAGCCTTCACAAATGCTGTGTACAAGCGGCCTGGCAGATTTGAACTAGCAGACACCGGGACCCTTTTCCTCGATGAAGTCGGGGAGATGAGCCCGGCAATGCAATCTAAGCTGCTTCGCGTCTTGCAGGAGCGAGAATTTGAACGGGTCGGAGGCACCAAGTCCATCAAGGTCGATGTTCGTATAATCGCCGCCACCAACAAAGATCTCCGCAAGGAGGTCGCGGATGGCCGGTTCAGGGAGGACCTCTATTACCGTCTGAGCGTGGTGCCTATTTACCTTCCCCCCCTCAGGGAGCGCAAGGACGATATAATCCCGCTGGCGGAGGAATTTATCAAGCGTTTCTCCCAGGAATTGGGTAAGGCCATCCAAGGTCTCACAGATGATGCCAAGAAAGCGCTCAGGAATTACGACTGGCCTGGTAATGTGCGAGAGTTGGAAAACTGCATGGAACGGGCAGTGATATTCACCAAATCCGATCGGATAGACAAGGATATGTTGTTTCTCAATTCATCTGCTGTAAATGCGGCAGATTCTGCTAATATAGAGTCGATTCCAGCAACGGCCGAGTCCAGTGCTGAGGATAAGCTCCTTATGTCCCTTGAGGAGCTAGAAAAGAGACACATAATGGCGGTCCTGGAGAAGACGAATCGTAATCGGACCGAAGCGGCAAAGATCCTTAAGATTACCCGCAGGACTCTTCTCAACAAGATCAAGGCTTACTCCATCAAGGACTGA
- a CDS encoding PAS domain-containing protein, protein MRLLRSNALLKASRREVESLRELAEGFYSGFDKSILDSLTVGISALDSSLRILTWNQFMASLTERPIEEVLGRPYFEVFPEQLGTGLPDTLEEVLKTGETREIRNFKHQGKSKRTYVTRKKICPLKRSDGAVEGVIIISEDVTEKVLLGEELRRVEKLKAVGEFAAGLAHEINNPIGIISAYAQHLAESMEGDSACSPSYVRGVRAIQEEAERCSGIVRNILEFSREAEAKFVAVNLPDIIDSVLFLVEQRAKSQNVTIEKYYDPSISAVIGDPDQLKQVFFNLVINAIQAMPDGGRLTISVKRDSSVTLSSPRDGEDQSGRFRDLGAPAREEQYITIEFSDTGCGIPGEYSDLIFKPFFTTKSGGTGLGLAVSEGIIKNHSGTITVKSEPGKGSTFTVRLPVGEL, encoded by the coding sequence TTGCGTTTGCTGCGTTCAAACGCCCTGCTGAAGGCGTCCCGCCGCGAGGTCGAGAGCCTGAGAGAGCTTGCTGAGGGGTTCTATTCTGGTTTTGACAAGAGTATACTTGACAGCCTTACTGTGGGAATCTCCGCATTGGATAGTTCTCTGAGGATTCTCACCTGGAACCAGTTCATGGCGTCTTTAACTGAAAGGCCTATAGAGGAGGTCCTCGGACGGCCATATTTTGAGGTATTTCCAGAACAGCTGGGTACAGGGCTTCCAGATACCTTAGAGGAGGTTCTAAAGACAGGTGAGACCCGGGAGATCCGTAATTTCAAGCATCAGGGAAAAAGCAAGCGGACATATGTAACTAGGAAGAAGATCTGTCCATTGAAGCGTTCCGACGGTGCTGTCGAAGGTGTTATAATCATATCTGAGGATGTGACAGAGAAAGTTCTCCTGGGGGAAGAGCTGAGGAGGGTGGAAAAGCTCAAAGCAGTGGGAGAATTTGCAGCCGGCCTGGCCCATGAGATAAATAATCCCATCGGGATCATTTCTGCCTACGCTCAGCATCTTGCGGAGAGCATGGAAGGCGATTCAGCTTGCTCGCCCAGCTATGTGCGAGGTGTTCGCGCGATTCAAGAGGAGGCGGAGAGATGCTCGGGCATCGTAAGGAACATCCTGGAGTTTTCTCGTGAGGCAGAAGCCAAATTCGTTGCCGTGAATTTGCCCGACATCATAGATTCGGTTTTGTTTCTCGTGGAACAGCGTGCAAAGAGCCAGAATGTGACAATTGAAAAGTATTATGATCCATCCATTTCAGCTGTAATTGGAGATCCCGACCAGCTGAAGCAGGTGTTCTTCAATCTGGTCATCAATGCCATTCAGGCGATGCCTGATGGTGGCAGGTTGACCATATCCGTAAAGAGAGATTCATCTGTTACACTATCCTCTCCCCGAGATGGTGAAGACCAAAGTGGCCGGTTCCGTGACCTTGGTGCCCCTGCCAGGGAGGAGCAGTATATTACAATAGAGTTTTCTGACACTGGCTGCGGGATTCCGGGCGAGTATTCGGACCTGATATTCAAACCCTTTTTTACAACTAAATCGGGTGGAACGGGGCTTGGCCTCGCGGTAAGTGAAGGCATCATAAAGAACCATTCCGGCACAATTACCGTAAAGAGCGAGCCCGGGAAAGGCAGTACCTTTACCGTAAGGCTGCCTGTAGGAGAGCTTTGA
- a CDS encoding MBL fold metallo-hydrolase, with translation MKLSFLGAARTVTGSCYLLELEKTRILIDCGMFQGPKDLRALNYGEFGFDPKTIDFLILTHAHLDHSGLIPRLVGAGFSGKILSSEATRDLSEIMLLDSAHIQELEAEWQSRKNRRADEEAFEALYTVKEAQQSLELFSPQPMREVITLNDEVSFRLRDAGHILGSAIVELWLGPDATGPKIVFSGDLGNVNQPIIRDPEFISDADFLVIESTYGNRIHQDRQTRISMLKRIVQSTFAMGGNVIIPAFAVARTQDVVYDLAQLARKGELPDVKIFIDSPMAVETTRIFSQHKDSYDVEMKHLLASGYDPFSLPELSYVETTEESRALNEIKSGAIIISASGMCDFGRIKHHLKHNLWRPENTILFVGFQARGTLGRRLVDGEKKVRIFNEEIAVKARIEAIDGYSAHADKDMLLYWVKSFASLPRKVFITHGEDEAAEELRRTLEETLGLLAYVPSLGDAYDIERDEIVFAPGKGDSNREAEEVDQALAELRLSLLALSHRSSEWRQSQNVKTMSEVARRLREISREINKISEISV, from the coding sequence TTGAAGCTGAGTTTTTTAGGTGCGGCAAGAACAGTGACAGGTTCATGTTATCTCCTGGAGCTTGAAAAGACCCGGATACTCATAGATTGCGGGATGTTCCAGGGACCGAAAGACCTCAGGGCGCTAAATTATGGGGAATTCGGTTTCGACCCCAAGACTATCGATTTCCTCATTTTGACACATGCCCATCTAGATCATAGCGGCCTCATTCCTCGTTTGGTCGGGGCAGGTTTTTCTGGCAAGATCCTGTCTTCCGAGGCGACCAGGGACCTATCTGAGATCATGCTGCTGGATAGCGCTCATATACAGGAGCTCGAGGCCGAGTGGCAGAGTAGAAAGAATAGGCGCGCGGATGAGGAAGCATTCGAAGCCTTATATACTGTAAAGGAGGCCCAGCAATCCCTCGAGCTTTTTTCACCCCAGCCAATGAGGGAGGTCATTACCCTCAATGATGAAGTCTCCTTCCGGCTCAGGGATGCAGGTCACATCCTGGGATCTGCAATAGTGGAACTTTGGCTGGGCCCTGACGCGACAGGCCCGAAAATAGTATTTTCGGGAGACCTCGGCAATGTGAACCAACCGATCATACGAGACCCGGAATTCATAAGTGATGCCGACTTTCTTGTTATTGAATCAACCTATGGCAATAGGATCCACCAGGACAGGCAGACCAGGATTAGTATGCTGAAAAGGATCGTCCAATCCACCTTCGCCATGGGTGGTAATGTAATAATACCCGCGTTCGCAGTGGCCAGGACTCAGGATGTGGTCTATGATCTTGCCCAGCTGGCAAGAAAGGGTGAACTGCCCGATGTGAAGATCTTCATCGATAGTCCCATGGCTGTGGAAACGACGCGGATCTTCAGCCAGCATAAGGATTCATATGATGTGGAAATGAAGCATCTACTGGCCAGCGGTTATGACCCGTTCTCCCTGCCTGAACTTTCTTATGTCGAGACGACAGAAGAATCTCGAGCTTTGAATGAGATAAAGAGCGGTGCCATCATCATCTCGGCAAGCGGTATGTGCGATTTTGGGCGAATCAAGCATCATCTCAAGCATAACCTTTGGAGGCCAGAAAATACCATTTTGTTCGTCGGATTCCAGGCAAGAGGCACATTGGGACGCAGGCTCGTGGACGGGGAAAAGAAGGTCCGGATTTTCAATGAAGAGATCGCAGTAAAAGCCAGGATCGAGGCGATCGACGGTTATTCGGCCCATGCTGACAAAGATATGTTGCTTTACTGGGTGAAAAGCTTCGCGTCGTTACCCCGCAAGGTCTTTATAACTCATGGTGAGGATGAAGCAGCTGAGGAACTGCGACGCACTCTTGAAGAAACCCTGGGGCTCCTGGCATATGTGCCGAGCCTTGGTGACGCGTATGACATCGAACGCGATGAGATTGTCTTTGCGCCTGGGAAAGGTGATTCCAATAGAGAAGCGGAGGAGGTAGATCAGGCGCTAGCTGAGCTCAGGCTGTCTCTTCTTGCTCTTTCTCACAGGTCAAGTGAATGGAGGCAATCTCAGAACGTCAAGACTATGTCTGAAGTGGCGAGGCGGCTGAGGGAAATCTCCCGCGAGATCAATAAGATTTCAGAGATATCAGTCTAA
- a CDS encoding HEAT repeat domain-containing protein: protein MMTFEDSSFEDFDPITYAAESRGRSSDEIKAELSQLASAAGASSIPHLAQLALTNDPKLAVAAIEALGRIREKAAADALFDISNKVELKDVRKRAKAMLFQLHSWGIDPSQPVEDERARHVPGMTSELVDAWVSLPDSWGRRVIFAYVRDRFESRIMSFLLEEEHGITNAMTERSSRKEFDEWVEDYFRKSNIDYMRIDMNYMAFLIQEALDRMRSTGFPIIPEVKRVVDLWDKVIKNRETKYLEPPIYNELKKEEIEQDEDLSLRARDLVSLKEVQYWFTAIRDIDDYISRLSSVFDGIIQVSRFVQAEMVQRVVQDAIEATFGGDRRLLFARRLEDLSYYLLHKGREQEAREALSVALDLRRDRELHRIPFIVEFIHQGLGIGKAGQIQTRNSKEGKAGEGLLIINPFDPKYRKQNM from the coding sequence ATGATGACGTTTGAGGATTCATCTTTTGAGGATTTCGATCCAATAACATATGCGGCAGAGAGTAGGGGGCGCAGCAGTGATGAGATAAAGGCGGAGCTGAGTCAGCTGGCTTCTGCGGCGGGCGCTTCTTCCATTCCTCATCTCGCCCAATTGGCCTTGACCAATGACCCCAAGCTTGCTGTTGCTGCGATCGAGGCCCTCGGCAGGATACGCGAAAAGGCGGCTGCAGATGCTCTTTTTGATATTTCCAACAAGGTGGAGCTCAAAGATGTGCGTAAACGGGCGAAAGCCATGCTTTTTCAATTGCATTCATGGGGAATAGATCCCTCTCAGCCTGTTGAAGATGAAAGGGCTAGACATGTGCCAGGAATGACGAGCGAGCTTGTCGATGCCTGGGTCTCTTTGCCCGATAGTTGGGGCCGGAGGGTTATCTTTGCATATGTCAGGGATAGATTTGAATCAAGGATCATGAGTTTCCTCCTTGAGGAAGAACATGGAATTACCAATGCAATGACTGAACGATCGAGCAGAAAGGAATTTGATGAATGGGTTGAAGATTATTTCCGAAAGAGCAACATCGACTATATGCGAATTGACATGAATTATATGGCATTCTTGATCCAGGAAGCCCTGGACAGGATGCGATCAACGGGCTTTCCCATTATCCCGGAAGTAAAGCGAGTCGTGGACCTCTGGGATAAAGTGATTAAAAATAGGGAGACAAAATATCTGGAACCACCAATTTACAATGAGCTCAAGAAAGAGGAGATTGAGCAAGATGAGGATCTATCACTGCGAGCCAGGGATCTCGTCTCATTAAAAGAGGTCCAATACTGGTTCACTGCGATACGCGATATTGATGATTACATCTCCAGGCTTTCCAGCGTCTTTGATGGTATAATCCAGGTAAGCCGTTTTGTTCAAGCAGAAATGGTACAGCGGGTTGTCCAGGACGCCATCGAGGCCACTTTTGGTGGAGATCGTAGACTTTTATTTGCGAGACGGCTGGAGGATCTTTCATATTACTTGCTGCATAAGGGGCGCGAACAAGAGGCAAGAGAAGCCTTGTCAGTAGCCCTGGACCTTCGCCGAGATCGAGAACTCCACAGGATTCCATTTATTGTGGAATTCATACACCAGGGCCTAGGTATAGGAAAAGCAGGGCAGATTCAGACAAGAAACTCCAAGGAGGGGAAAGCTGGGGAGGGTCTGCTGATCATCAATCCCTTTGATCCGAAATATAGAAAGCAAAATATGTAA
- a CDS encoding small, acid-soluble spore protein, alpha/beta type — protein MSDRTKYEIARELGFADRIKVDNGVYDYGDITTRQAGLIVRGLIQKAEELMARQMER, from the coding sequence GTGTCTGACAGAACAAAATACGAGATCGCTCGTGAACTGGGTTTCGCGGACAGGATCAAGGTCGATAACGGCGTCTATGACTACGGCGACATCACCACCAGACAGGCGGGCCTGATAGTTCGCGGCCTCATTCAGAAGGCGGAAGAGCTTATGGCCCGTCAGATGGAGAGGTAA
- a CDS encoding chemotaxis protein CheW, which translates to MAEEVAYKERQLVVFGLADELYGIDIGVVREIVTMQRVTRVPRVPDYIEGIINLRGNVIPVVDLRKKLGLPAKEKTKDTRIVIVEVDSETVGLVVDMVSEVMRVPESSIELRSTLIGDLESDPVEGIVRLDDKLIILMDISRIISTQEVNTLPSREQLEDSLDQGEEPQS; encoded by the coding sequence ATGGCCGAGGAAGTTGCTTACAAGGAAAGACAGCTTGTCGTCTTTGGTTTGGCAGATGAACTATATGGCATCGATATCGGGGTTGTGCGCGAGATCGTCACCATGCAACGTGTGACCCGCGTCCCTAGGGTGCCAGATTACATCGAGGGGATTATCAACCTCAGAGGAAATGTCATTCCGGTTGTCGATCTTAGAAAGAAATTGGGGTTGCCAGCTAAAGAAAAAACGAAGGATACTCGGATAGTCATAGTGGAGGTAGACTCGGAGACTGTAGGCCTAGTGGTGGATATGGTGTCGGAAGTGATGAGAGTGCCGGAATCCTCTATCGAGCTCCGATCAACTCTGATCGGGGACCTGGAATCTGACCCTGTGGAAGGCATAGTCAGGTTGGATGACAAACTTATAATCCTAATGGACATCTCCCGCATCATCTCTACCCAGGAAGTGAATACCCTTCCTTCAAGGGAGCAACTGGAAGACTCCCTTGATCAAGGCGAAGAGCCCCAGAGTTGA
- a CDS encoding chemotaxis protein CheA, with amino-acid sequence MAGDNDFSAEEIKIFLDEAEELLDVMERDILQLEENQDPSLIQEIFRAAHTLKGSSATLGHQRLTALTHAAESVLDKVRSGEIMLTSDVTDALLNSLDMMRALAGEIRSGEDAGVDLGPVLAKLRDIASGEEPSQLREEENRQDASSETISEEGSEFALEPGEQSLEVSVSLAKDSIMPAVRAYQIILALNEHGRILSSTPSLAEIEEEKVDDSLKVIFATREPREIIRQAVIGVPDVASLNIQRWNAPSSRKADTEAALLSETLAESSHPGGASPKSGAGLGKAMSRSVRVDVSILDSLMNLVGELVIDRTRLSQIVQDLRQHGGEIEEIAEDLSRTGGHVGQITAQLQEYIMKARMVPLENIFKKFPRMVRDLAQRSQKKIEFIVNGEETELDRSVIQEIGDPLIHLLRNAVDHGIESPEERERLGKPPVGTIKLSASHREGRIVIAVEDDGRGIDASKIKQSALTKGIITEDLAAHLSENDLINLIFVPGFSTSEEVNEISGRGVGMDVVKRNIEKVSGTIEIETRVGKGSTFYITLPLTLAILRALLVTVNGITYAIPLSSIREIVRAGRSDIKTVRGGEVIMLRDSVLPLFRLREALGDSIGAEYGKAYWDSGKEDFVVIVETGPRRVGLAVDGLIGEGEVVLKSLSRFLGDLSGIAGATILGDGSVALIVDVPSLAKRLTWRQTRVAV; translated from the coding sequence GTGGCTGGTGATAATGATTTCTCAGCTGAGGAGATAAAGATCTTTCTAGATGAAGCGGAAGAGCTCCTGGATGTGATGGAGAGAGATATTCTTCAACTGGAAGAAAATCAGGATCCAAGTCTGATACAGGAGATATTTCGGGCTGCCCATACGCTCAAAGGATCGAGCGCGACTCTCGGTCATCAAAGACTCACGGCCCTGACTCATGCTGCAGAAAGTGTCCTGGATAAGGTGAGAAGCGGCGAGATAATGCTGACATCAGATGTCACAGATGCCCTTTTGAATTCCCTGGATATGATGAGAGCTCTGGCGGGTGAGATCCGCTCTGGCGAAGATGCAGGGGTGGATTTGGGGCCAGTGCTGGCAAAGCTTCGCGATATTGCTTCCGGAGAGGAACCATCTCAGCTGCGGGAAGAAGAAAATCGCCAGGATGCATCCTCCGAGACGATATCTGAGGAAGGGAGCGAATTCGCCCTCGAACCCGGGGAGCAGTCCCTAGAGGTGTCCGTGTCACTGGCCAAAGATAGTATTATGCCCGCGGTGCGGGCCTATCAGATAATATTGGCGCTGAATGAGCACGGCCGAATTTTGAGCTCAACCCCAAGTCTCGCCGAAATCGAAGAAGAAAAGGTAGACGATAGTCTCAAGGTCATATTTGCCACCCGCGAACCTCGGGAAATCATACGGCAGGCTGTGATCGGGGTCCCTGACGTGGCATCTTTAAATATTCAGCGATGGAATGCGCCTTCTTCAAGGAAAGCTGATACAGAGGCTGCATTACTGTCAGAGACTTTAGCGGAATCATCCCATCCTGGTGGGGCATCTCCAAAAAGCGGGGCTGGCCTGGGGAAGGCCATGTCTCGAAGTGTAAGGGTAGATGTTTCCATCCTGGATAGTCTTATGAACCTCGTAGGCGAGCTCGTGATCGATCGTACCCGGCTATCGCAGATAGTGCAGGACCTGAGGCAACATGGCGGTGAAATCGAGGAAATTGCTGAAGACCTGAGCCGGACGGGCGGGCATGTTGGGCAGATAACTGCGCAGCTGCAAGAGTACATAATGAAAGCCCGGATGGTTCCTCTTGAGAACATCTTTAAGAAATTCCCTCGCATGGTGAGAGATCTAGCGCAGAGATCGCAGAAGAAGATAGAGTTCATCGTGAACGGGGAGGAAACAGAACTAGACCGTTCTGTCATCCAGGAGATAGGGGATCCTTTGATTCACCTCTTGAGAAATGCGGTGGACCATGGGATAGAATCCCCTGAAGAACGAGAGCGCCTGGGCAAGCCGCCAGTCGGAACCATTAAACTCTCGGCCTCTCACAGGGAGGGCCGGATCGTAATAGCTGTCGAGGATGACGGCAGGGGTATTGATGCGTCCAAAATCAAGCAGAGCGCCCTGACAAAGGGCATAATCACAGAAGATCTGGCCGCTCATCTATCAGAGAATGATCTGATCAATTTGATTTTTGTGCCGGGGTTCAGCACATCTGAAGAGGTAAACGAGATCTCTGGCCGCGGAGTGGGAATGGACGTAGTCAAAAGGAACATCGAGAAAGTGAGCGGCACCATAGAGATCGAGACTCGTGTTGGGAAAGGGTCCACATTTTATATAACGCTGCCGTTGACTCTTGCCATACTCCGTGCTCTATTGGTGACGGTAAATGGCATAACTTATGCAATTCCTCTGAGTTCAATTCGCGAAATCGTCAGGGCCGGCCGGTCTGACATAAAGACCGTGCGGGGCGGAGAGGTGATAATGCTCCGGGATTCGGTGCTCCCGCTATTCAGGCTCAGGGAGGCCCTGGGGGATAGTATTGGCGCAGAATACGGAAAAGCATATTGGGATTCGGGGAAAGAGGACTTCGTCGTGATAGTCGAGACAGGGCCACGGCGGGTGGGGCTTGCTGTAGATGGCTTGATAGGCGAGGGTGAGGTAGTTCTCAAGAGCCTCAGCCGCTTCCTGGGAGATTTGAGCGGTATTGCAGGCGCCACGATCCTCGGGGACGGGAGCGTGGCTTTGATCGTAGATGTGCCGAGTCTCGCCAAGAGGCTTACTTGGCGTCAGACGAGGGTCGCGGTATGA